A region of the Pygocentrus nattereri isolate fPygNat1 chromosome 27, fPygNat1.pri, whole genome shotgun sequence genome:
ATTACATCACCACACGGAGTCAGTTTGAAACCATTCAACAACTGGTGGAGCATTACTCAGGTAAACCAACTCAAGTCTGTTTACAAAGACGTACAGTTAAGCACGCTCCACATTCATGTCATTCATGTTCTTAATTATTGTTTTAGCGACATTTTCCAAATGCCAGAGAAGAGGAGCTGATAATCATCCCTGATAATTATACCCAAATATTTCCTGAGCATTAGTTGCTGAAACAAACTGGtttaaagtcattattttaatgaaaagctTTCCTTAATATGGACTCATAAAATTAACATGTGAATAGTAAGCCTAGAGTTGAAATGGTAATTTCTGTAGTTTGAGGAGTTATTTTTAAATGGGCTTATTAGAGATGTGTGAATGAATTTCTATTTGTCTTTCCCTTATGGTAGATGATCACTTATTGGCCTGAAGTGTCATTTTAGTAACAATTTTGACCCCAAGTTATTTGGTTAAGTTTGCTTGTTTTCAGATCTTCGTTTTTCCTTCCTCATTTCTCGTTCTTCATGAGCAGAGCTCATCCTGTGTGCAATTTTATATGTCTGCTTTTTACTGTTTGCCTTCCTGTCTATGTCTAATTTGATTGTTGTTCTTTTTAATGTTAGTCAAGATTTCATTATTATACCTCATCTTATTTATGCACATACAAACGCACGTAGACATTCACACCACCCACACCCCGTGACAAACTGAGGCAGCCATTTCGACACAAGTGTGAAGCCACAGTTCCAGTAAAAGTCTGTCGCCCCCTGCTGAGGCTACAGAGCCGGTCTTCCAGTCTGCTTATGtgaatgtgcttgtgtgtttgcttcttatgtgcatttaaatgtgactgtatatttttgttttagaaaatGTCTGCTGTTTGTAATATGCTTAAACCTTGTATCCCTCTCAGTTTTGTGTTGCACTGCCATTCTCTtactctgtgtttgtctgtgtgtgcgtatctgtttctcctcctgtttctctttatctgAATCAGATCGCGCAGCAGGGCTATGTTGCCGTTTGATTGGCAGCTGTAGGCGGGGTATGCCTAAGTTAGCTGACCTATCGGTGAAGACTAAGGATGTTTGGGAGATACCGAGGGAGTCACTGCAGCTCATTAAGAAACTGGGCAACGGGCAGTTTGGTGAAGTGTGGATGGGTAGGAGCCACACTGAACTGGGGCAAGATGCAGAGGAAGAGAATAGACAATGCACAGCTTTAGCATCCAGCTCGAGACTCAGAAAGAACAGTATACTGTTTGGCTCAGTATACactgtttagaaaaaaaaaaggtttctaaTTGGGTCTTGTCCTGGATACACAGTTCTGAGTATGACCGTCAATGGATATACATTACATGGAGGTTGAAAAGATTCTTTATACTTACTCTTCTGAAGAACCTTCACTGAAAGGTTCATTAGGGCAGtgtttcttaaaggggaattccaccagtgtTTCAAGATTTTGGCATAATTCAATAGTTGAGATCTAAACAAACTTACCAAAAATAATTTCAGTAattgtgatagaaaccagggttTACACCGCAAATATAGCCAGTTGTACTGTGCAAGGTGTCCAGTGATCCTTCATGAGTTTTAATTGCAATGTTGGTAGTGGTGAAATagtgatacatttttaattatttgcatACCGTTTTgctttacaacaccctgcacaTACCTCTCATGAAGGATCCATAGCCTACGGTTTTTCTTGCATTGTATTTTTTCCTTGAGGTCCAGTTGTCATAATGAATTATTACATGTccattttacattatatatgtaaatgagctttgttctgattagctgcctcattcagaaacatttttttttattttagtttgagTGGGTAGAGGTAAAGTGCTATAGGTTGAATAGGCAGATAGATGTAAATGTATTGGCTTTCATGGaatcataaaaatattaaattcaaaattagcTTCGAAGCTTTTTTTTGGAAGCTTAGTTTCTGAATATGGACTCTATAGACTAGGTTGTGTTTTCAGACTTTCAGATTTCCATAATATGTGTCCCTCGAAAAATGTTTAGGGAGGTTTAtcttaaactattttaaaactttctttATAAACTGCCTTCAAACAGTGtcttatttcatgtaataactttctttgaAGTTACTTTTAGAggtgttaaactcttcagatgtctggttcctatcactaccacttaTACACAGTAATTCCGactcagtatgtttctctaggATAGagtatttaacatcaaaccactctgaatgactttgtttacatcttactgaTTATGCAGAACTTTAGTAAAATTATGGAATTCCTCTGTAATCCTGCTTCTAGCAACCCACAACATGGCATGGTTGCAAGTATTCCTTGACTCAACAGatctgatccagctcatcaACTGATTAGCGAGCTGGTTCAGCTCTGTTGTCCTCTACAGTGCTGTGGGTTGCTAGAAGCAGGATTAAGCAACAAAGCTGATAAAAATCCTTTTtgtcatctttatttttaagagtgtagacgCATTGCTAGATTTtaagcaggggtgtcaaactcatcAGTGCTGTGGCCAGGAGAATTGGAAGCTGACACAAGGTTTAGGGGGTCAGCAATAAGCTGTACTGCTACTGTTCTCTACCTCCAATGCCCATATCATTGCATGCCACTCCGTTTCATTCTTCTTCCATCTCCaccctcttccctctctccctctccctctccctttctctctttttgcctCCTTCAGGTAGTCATGATGGTTTATGTTACTTCTTAACCAAGCCGTGTCCCAATTCCACACCCCAGACGCTCGGTTTGGGGCGAGACGCCTGGGAGATCTCTCGGGAAACACTGCAGCTCAAGAGGAAGTTGGGTCAGGGTTGCTTTGGGGACGTCTGGATGGGTGAGGCGGTTACCCGCAGTTATCCAGTAGCCTCAATGTCTGGAGCCAGTGTCTGTCCACGCTACCGTCAGCGCTATTGCCTGTTTGTGGAGGAGGCTCTGTCTGAGCCACTTGCCTGGTCTTAGTACGCTTAAATCGTCTCTTTCTATGTTTCCCATCTGTTTTGAACATCTGATAACGGTGGACCTTATAGTAATAAATTAACTTATAGTATTAAATGAtgctttagaaaaaaataaagaaaaaagcctTCATTGCACATTTACAGAGCATGCTTAGTGAAACAGAATTGTACCTTTCAGAATTGAATGTTGTAAAGGCATAAGATGACATTGAAAAGGAGTCATTTAACCTGAGGCTAGTTTTGCTAagcatgttgttgttgtgtcCAGAGCTTTTTTGAGTCTTAAATATTAAATAGATTCGTAATGCTGTTTAACAAGCAATGGTCAGACTGCATTGGTCACCtgttgactgactgattgagaaaaaaaaggctGTTCTTAGTGTTTGTGTGAAGACCCCTAGCTCTTGTCAGTTTCAGGGCTGTccattctgtgttttgtttaacaTCCTTTTGCCTCAGTGTGATGCCGCTACCACACATTCTCTTTCCCTCATACTGCAGTCATCCTCTTCTTCTCACCACTTGTTCATTGTTCAAGTAAAATCCAAATGTTTTTCTCAAAAAGCTACACTTTCTAGAAACATTATTTCAAATGCATGCATTAAGATATGGCACAAAAATGACTTTACACAGGCTTCCATGGGGGTATAGAACCACATTAGTTCTAGATACTGCAAGCATAAAAACTGTCCCAACTTTAATTAACTTTCCTGTGCTTGAGTGGAAAGAAGTTGATGTTATTCATGATGATCACAGTTGAAGGTGTGCTGTCCATGTTCAGcattcaataaaatatatgtgCAACGCATTTCCAACAAATAATGACTGAACAGCAGAAATACGACGTGTAGTTCCAACACATTATAACATTAtacatgttttgctgtttaTCAAGCCTTACTATGGCACAACTATTGGAAAATGTTGCATTGTTGCATTAGTGGTATGTTAGAGTCTCTTAAAGCAACACTGATGCCTCATTTTGCTCCCCATGAAACACTGAATTAGTTGTATTTTTGCAATGTAAAACACTTTATATTAACAGgcttttatattgtattattaacTAAATAGTTTCTAATTAGTTTGTCAAtgacaattactatttattaagGCAATTTCATAAGTGCTaccatttgaattattttaattacgAATAATTAAAGCATTACAAATGTTcataaatatagtgtatttaagGGTAAAAAGTAATACAATGTATCACAAccttataaatgtttttaaaaagtatatattAACCACTTAATGATGATTAGCTAATgatttaaagaaatgtttataCATCACAAAGTAGCAAGATAATAAATACTTAATCATTTAATACAGAATCTAGACAAATAATTCATATgtattgtgaaatgttttgtaaaAGTGAAACAAAGTAACTGCTTAATATTTCAAGTTAAATGATTACTATATGTAGCtattatatcatttataatagTCATTAACAAACTATTAAATGACTAAGTTGCTGTCTATTGGAGCTGGTTATTATGAAGTGTTACTGAATGGTTTTTTGAGGAAAAACTTTGGACttgctttttaatttatttgtatgtacTAATGAACATGCTTTGTGTTTGTCAGACTGTGTCATATTTGCTTTGTCTGCATGTAGGAATGTGGAACGGCACCACTAAAGTAGCAGTGAAAACCCTGAAACCAGGCACAATGTCTCCAGAGGCCTTCCTGGACGAGGCCCAGATCATGAAGAGACTCCGCCACGATAAACTTGTGCAGCTTTATGCAGTGGTGTCGGAGGAGCCTATCTACATCATCACAGAGTTCATGAGTCaaggtacacacacaaacacagagtgtttaaaattatttaaagtgtttaaaactATTAGACGAAAACGTGGCTGatcatattcatatttactgtttgtttttcaggaagcTTGTTGGACTTCCTCAAAGATGGAGAAGGCAGAAGTCTGAAACTGCCTCAACTAGTGGACATGGCTGCACAGGTTAAACTGATACTGTCATTCACTAGAGATTGTTCACAAAGCCTGTAATGATGACTCATTGTATCAGACTCATAATGCAGGACGTGCAAAGAATTGTGGTTGttttatgttgtatatggtgTATTAGATTTAGACTTAGACTTCCACGTGTGCTGCTTGGCACACTGAGCAACAAATGTTCTCCAGCAGTTTGGTTTAGCACGCATTAAACTACAGTTTCAGAAATCAATGTGATAAAAAGAGTTCTCTGGAGGGATTGCATAGAAGATGATTTTTGGTTTCTTAATAAACCTTtcagttgaataaaaaaatgttgattGAAAGGACTGCCCAACATAAAGGATATACAATTTTAAATTCTGTCATTGAAATATTAGTAAATTCACTAAGTATCTTACATTATTAGGTTAGATTTATTTTAAGATATTTCATAATGAGGACATATGATGGTTGCCTTTCCAACAGATTGCAGGTGGCATGGCGTACATCGAGCGGATGAACTACATCCACAGAGATCTGAGAGCAGCCAACATCCTGGTGGGAGATAACTTGGTCTGTAAGATTGCTGACTTTGGACTGGCCAGACTCATTGAAGACAATGAATACACTGCCAGACAAGGTCATTACCGACTCCGCCCAACACGCTACTGGTTTCAAtgcattgttttctttctcttgttttttcctcttttctgtttCACTCAAATTCCACTCTCCTCGTTTTCTAATTCAGATGAGATTTACATCCTTTAATGCtgcctgtatttatttattgctgatCTTTTTTCAGTAGAGACTAATACTAAATGCTGCATTACAGGCGCAAAGTTTCCTATAAAGTGGACTGCTCCCGAGGCAGCTCTCTATGGCAAATTTACCATCAAATCAGATGTGTGGTCATTCGGTATCCTCTTGACTGAACTCATCACAAAAGGCAGAGTGCCCTACCCAGGTACATTCACcttgttattttttgtgttgATGTATGGTCCTGTATTTTCAGGTGTCATTAACAAtaaattttacatattttttgcaCTGACATCTACAACTGTGGTTTAAAATACactactcaaaaaaataaagggaacactcaaataacacatcctagatctgaatgaatgaaatattctcattgaatactttgttctgtacaaaattgaatgtgctgacaacaaaatcatctatggaaatcaaatttattaaccaatggaggcctggatttggagtcacacacaaaattaaagtggaaaaacacactacaggcttaTCCATTAtatttgatgtaatgtccttaaaacaagtcaaaatgaggctcagtattgtgtgtggcctccacgtgcctgtatgacctccctacaacgcctgggcatgctcctgatgaggtggcggatggtctcctgagggatctcctcccagacctggactaaagcatccgccaactcctggacagtctgtggtgcaatgtgacgttggtggatggagcgagacatgatgtcccagatgtgttcaatcggattcaggtctggggaacgagcaggccagtccatagcttcaatgccttcatcttgcaggaactgctgacacactccagcatGAGGTCTAGctttgtcctgcattaggaggaacccagggccaaccgcaccagcatatggtctcacaaggggtctaaggatctcatcttggtacctaatggcagtcaggctaccactggtgagcacatggagggctgtgcgacCATCTAAAGAAATGCCACCcgacaccattactgacccactgccaaaccggtcatgctgaaggatgttgcaggcagcagatcgctctccacggcgtctcctcacatgtgctcagtgtgaacctgctttcatctgtgaagagcacatggcgccagtggtgaatttgccaatcctggtgttctctggcaaatgccaagcgtcctgcacggtgttgggctgtgagcacaacccccagctgtggacgtcgggccctcataccatcctcatggagtctgtttctaaccgtttgtgcagacacatgcacatttgtggcctgctggaggtcattttcagggctctggcagtgctcctcctgttcctccttgcacaaaggtggaggtagcggtcctgctgctgggttgttgccctcctacggcctcctccacgtctcctggtgtactggcctgtctcctggtagcgcctccggCCTCTCGACACTACGCTGAGAGACACatcaaaccttcttgccacagctcgcattgatgtgccatcctggacgagctgcactacctgagccacttgtgtgggttatAGAGttcatctcatgctaccacaagtgtgaaagcaccaccaacattcaaaagtgaccaaaacatcagccagaaagcagaaaggtactgagaagtggtctgtggtccccacctgcagaaccactcctttattgagtgtgtcttgctaatcgccaataatttccacatgttgtctattccatttgcacaacagctgtgaaattgattgtcaatcagtgttgcttcctaagtggacagtttgattttacagaagtttgatttacttggagttatattgtgttgtttaagtgttccctttatttttttgagcagtgtatatatgccTATTCACCAAAATAATAATCTTTGCGACCCAATTGAAAGTGCCCACAAAACACAAAGCCTTAcaggctgaaaaaaaaaacaaatttttcaCATGTTATTGTTCTGTCGGTTGTACAGTAACTTACCCACACTGGAACTGACACCATAGGTTTAGGTCCTGATCCAgagaatgtaactgctaataataataataataataataataataataataataatctttatttgtatagcactttttcaAGCAAAGTTTTACAAAGTACTTTACAAAAAGCACTGCATTAGACC
Encoded here:
- the yrk gene encoding tyrosine-protein kinase Fgr isoform X3, with protein sequence MGCVCCKLRKASKSSPVSNADSCGTDGGAQVERYIANPTPNSGAGFIPNYNDFPNTISGPSGFSSSSFPSNTSQSRSTAITGGGVTLFIALYDYDARTEDDLSFQKGEKFHIINNTEGDWWEARSLDTGKSGYIPSNYVAPVDSIQAEEWYFGKMGRKDAERQLLGQNNPRGTFLIRESETTQGAYSLSIRDWDEAKGDHVKHYKIRKLDNGGYYITTRSQFETIQQLVEHYSDRAAGLCCRLIGSCRRGMPKLADLSVKTKDVWEIPRESLQLIKKLGNGQFGEVWMGSHDGLCYFLTKPCPNSTPQTLGLGRDAWEISRETLQLKRKLGQGCFGDVWMGMWNGTTKVAVKTLKPGTMSPEAFLDEAQIMKRLRHDKLVQLYAVVSEEPIYIITEFMSQGSLLDFLKDGEGRSLKLPQLVDMAAQIAGGMAYIERMNYIHRDLRAANILVGDNLVCKIADFGLARLIEDNEYTARQGAKFPIKWTAPEAALYGKFTIKSDVWSFGILLTELITKGRVPYPGMNNREVLEQVERGYRMPCPQGCPASLHELMLQCWRKDPDERHTFEYLQGFLEDYFTATEPQYQPGEDL